A stretch of Burkholderia sp. HI2500 DNA encodes these proteins:
- a CDS encoding paraquat-inducible protein A, with protein sequence MSLPVRASQLGMVGCHACGLVCRPPACAAQDAHAHAAEAARCPRCGSALHARRPDSLVRAWALLIASLIFYLPANLLPVMRTTLLGSHSESTILSGVVVFWKAGSYGIASVIFIASVVVPCTKFLALGMLLVTTGRRSVSAMRERAVLYRAVELVGYWSMLDVLVVAIICALVKFGPLSEIEPRAGILFFGMVVILTMLSAMSFDPRLIWDAEEA encoded by the coding sequence GTGAGCCTGCCCGTGCGCGCCAGCCAGCTAGGCATGGTCGGGTGCCATGCGTGCGGCCTCGTCTGCCGGCCCCCCGCCTGCGCCGCACAGGATGCGCACGCGCATGCCGCAGAAGCGGCACGCTGCCCGCGCTGCGGGTCGGCGCTGCACGCGCGCCGCCCGGACAGCCTCGTGCGCGCGTGGGCGCTGCTGATCGCCAGCCTGATCTTCTATCTCCCGGCCAACCTGTTGCCGGTGATGCGCACCACGCTGCTCGGCAGCCACAGCGAATCGACGATTCTCAGCGGCGTCGTGGTGTTCTGGAAAGCCGGCTCGTACGGCATCGCGTCGGTGATCTTCATCGCGAGCGTCGTCGTGCCGTGCACGAAGTTTCTCGCGCTCGGCATGTTGCTCGTCACGACGGGCCGGCGCAGCGTGTCGGCCATGCGCGAGCGGGCCGTGCTGTATCGCGCGGTCGAGCTGGTCGGCTACTGGTCGATGCTCGACGTGCTGGTCGTCGCGATCATCTGTGCGCTGGTGAAGTTCGGTCCGCTGTCCGAGATCGAGCCGCGCGCCGGCATTTTGTTTTTCGGCATGGTCGTC
- a CDS encoding paraquat-inducible protein A, producing MREQHEPMDTFPALITCEHCDSVYRRRALAPHEVARCERCSAVLFRASWLDIDRWLALAMAAGVVFAIANLCPIMRISVQGLHSEATLWQSALALAKGYAAPIAIPTALAIVVVPFLQIATLIWLLAFARAGHRAPAFGPLMRLLVALRPWSMIEVGLLGILIAIIKLSSLMQIIPGAGLWATAVLMVLIPLIAGHDARQLWDWVVPVEPAGGRS from the coding sequence ATGCGCGAGCAACACGAACCCATGGACACGTTTCCGGCCCTGATCACCTGCGAGCATTGCGACAGCGTCTACCGACGCCGCGCGCTGGCGCCGCACGAGGTCGCGCGTTGCGAGCGCTGTTCGGCCGTGCTGTTTCGCGCGAGCTGGCTCGATATCGACCGGTGGCTCGCGCTGGCGATGGCGGCAGGCGTGGTGTTTGCCATCGCCAACCTCTGCCCGATCATGCGGATCAGCGTGCAGGGGCTGCACAGCGAAGCCACGCTGTGGCAATCCGCGCTCGCGCTGGCCAAAGGCTACGCCGCGCCGATCGCGATTCCGACGGCGCTCGCGATCGTGGTGGTGCCGTTCCTGCAGATCGCCACGCTGATCTGGTTGCTGGCCTTTGCCCGTGCAGGGCATCGTGCGCCCGCGTTCGGCCCGCTGATGCGGCTGCTCGTCGCGCTGCGGCCGTGGAGCATGATCGAGGTCGGATTGCTCGGCATCCTGATCGCCATCATCAAGCTGTCCAGCCTCATGCAGATCATTCCCGGCGCGGGCTTGTGGGCCACGGCCGTGCTGATGGTGCTGATCCCGCTGATCGCGGGCCACGATGCGCGCCAGCTGTGGGACTGGGTCGTGCCGGTGGAACCCGCCGGAGGCCGCTCGTGA
- a CDS encoding Na+/H+ antiporter, whose product MAIFELMIALLLAILVLHYVGHKLGLPPAVALIIGGGFIAFLPGLPEVHIDPELVLVIFLPPLLMDSALGISLDHLRRHMLGVGALAIGAVLFTTVVVALVAHWLVPALPWAACAALGALVAPPDAVSARAALQRVKLPRRLLILLEGESLFNDATGLVLFRFAVAAGVTGLFSPAEALGSFALLALGGVLVGALVGGAWVILMRHLDEDSLVIAAGPLCAWGSYLLAERFHVSGVIATVTTGLICAWFQHRVLGASARLYGTGFWSVTIFILEAFVFLIIGSSLHELIQRGDGLDSMLAEMGIPVLIVVLAVILARFAWVYVSDGALILLRKLGVTRFHPLGLADATVLSWAGMRGVITLALAASLPESFPGRDFILVTAIAVILATVLVQGQSLGALIRWTGLAAPESDQPRLSMSEAQAVIAKVQYELMAKRAYNAAGELVHPMLLDIHRHKAEDMARYARHADEYKPHLVARSDTVLELIAAGRAELMRLYRAGDIDEHTLHELTRDLDLEELRAISAKA is encoded by the coding sequence ATGGCCATTTTCGAATTGATGATCGCGCTGCTGCTGGCGATCCTTGTCTTGCACTACGTCGGGCACAAGCTCGGGCTGCCCCCTGCCGTCGCGCTGATCATCGGCGGCGGTTTCATCGCCTTCCTGCCCGGCCTGCCCGAGGTGCATATCGATCCGGAACTGGTGCTGGTGATTTTCCTGCCCCCGTTGCTGATGGACAGCGCCCTGGGCATCTCACTCGACCACCTGCGCCGGCACATGCTGGGCGTCGGGGCGTTGGCGATCGGGGCGGTGCTCTTCACCACGGTCGTGGTGGCCCTCGTCGCGCACTGGCTCGTGCCCGCCCTGCCCTGGGCCGCCTGCGCGGCCCTGGGCGCGCTGGTCGCGCCGCCGGATGCGGTGTCGGCCCGCGCCGCACTGCAGCGGGTGAAACTGCCGCGCCGCCTCCTGATCCTCCTGGAGGGCGAGAGCCTGTTCAACGACGCAACGGGCCTCGTGCTGTTCCGCTTCGCGGTGGCAGCGGGCGTGACGGGCCTGTTCAGTCCGGCCGAAGCCCTCGGCAGCTTCGCCCTGCTCGCGCTGGGCGGCGTACTGGTCGGCGCGCTCGTGGGGGGCGCGTGGGTCATCCTGATGCGCCATCTCGACGAAGACAGCCTGGTCATCGCCGCCGGCCCGCTGTGTGCGTGGGGTTCCTATCTGCTGGCCGAGCGCTTCCACGTGTCGGGGGTGATCGCCACGGTGACGACGGGCCTCATCTGCGCCTGGTTCCAGCACCGCGTGCTCGGCGCGTCGGCGCGACTGTACGGCACCGGCTTCTGGTCCGTCACGATCTTCATTCTCGAGGCGTTCGTGTTCCTGATCATCGGATCCTCGCTGCATGAGTTGATCCAGCGGGGCGACGGGCTCGACTCGATGCTCGCGGAGATGGGTATACCGGTGCTGATCGTCGTGCTGGCCGTCATCCTCGCGCGGTTTGCCTGGGTGTATGTGTCGGACGGCGCGCTCATCCTGCTGCGGAAGCTGGGCGTGACCCGCTTCCATCCGCTCGGGCTGGCCGACGCCACGGTATTGAGCTGGGCCGGCATGCGCGGGGTGATCACCCTGGCGCTCGCCGCCAGCCTCCCGGAGAGCTTTCCGGGGCGTGATTTCATCCTCGTCACCGCCATCGCCGTCATCCTCGCCACCGTGCTGGTGCAGGGGCAGTCGCTCGGCGCCCTGATCCGCTGGACCGGGCTCGCGGCGCCGGAAAGCGACCAGCCTCGCCTGAGCATGAGCGAGGCGCAGGCCGTGATTGCCAAGGTGCAGTACGAGTTGATGGCAAAACGGGCCTACAACGCGGCAGGCGAACTCGTTCACCCGATGCTCCTGGACATTCACCGGCACAAGGCCGAGGACATGGCCCGCTACGCGCGCCACGCCGACGAATACAAGCCCCACCTCGTTGCGCGTTCGGACACCGTGCTGGAATTGATCGCGGCGGGTCGGGCCGAGCTCATGCGCCTCTATCGCGCCGGCGACATCGACGAGCACACGCTGCACGAACTGACGCGCGACCTCGATCTCGAGGAACTCCGCGCCATTTCCGCGAAGGCGTGA
- a CDS encoding DUF3331 domain-containing protein, whose protein sequence is MSNQGNVSSSIDGDARERESSADSRLGRVTLISIDAIEPEERWRHMMHSLNACSDGARINRQRNDGALDSRRKMTSGDRSRCSATIDILDQPTSSTVVLSWRDSTGGHYGYQNWHKGFARRAGICAMSGRPITPGDEIFRPSVRNGRPTNASAMILAIHIACIDFARITT, encoded by the coding sequence ATGAGCAATCAGGGCAATGTCTCTTCGTCGATCGATGGCGATGCTCGCGAACGGGAAAGCAGCGCCGATTCACGGCTCGGCCGCGTAACGTTGATTTCGATCGACGCAATCGAACCGGAGGAGCGCTGGCGCCACATGATGCACTCACTCAACGCATGCAGCGACGGCGCGCGAATCAACCGGCAGCGCAACGACGGCGCACTTGATTCACGCAGAAAAATGACTTCCGGCGATCGATCGAGGTGCAGCGCGACGATCGATATCCTGGATCAACCGACGTCCAGCACGGTGGTGCTTTCGTGGCGGGATTCGACGGGCGGACATTACGGCTATCAAAACTGGCACAAAGGATTCGCCAGACGGGCAGGGATATGCGCGATGAGCGGTAGGCCCATCACCCCCGGCGACGAGATATTTCGGCCAAGCGTGCGAAATGGTCGGCCGACGAACGCGTCCGCGATGATTCTCGCGATTCACATCGCCTGCATCGACTTTGCGCGGATCACGACATAG
- a CDS encoding response regulator yields the protein MNPLILIAEDDPEIADILDAYLAHDGFRTYRVDHGQAVLDVEPVLKPDLILLDVRMPKKDGWEVLVELRRRSDTPIVIITALDREIDRLQGLRFGADDYITKPFNPAEVVARIRAILRRFETATSGRFIKVGNLEIDTQSYLTTVRTDTGETGVSLTLTEFRLLAHLAGSPNRVFTRSELIDACLADVDALERTVDSHISRLRKKLECAGASGMPEVMRGVGYRLRSSH from the coding sequence ATGAACCCTCTGATACTCATTGCCGAAGACGATCCGGAGATCGCCGACATACTCGACGCGTACCTCGCCCACGACGGCTTTCGCACCTACCGCGTCGATCACGGCCAGGCCGTGCTCGACGTGGAGCCCGTCCTGAAGCCCGACCTGATCCTGCTCGACGTCAGGATGCCGAAGAAGGACGGCTGGGAAGTCCTGGTCGAACTGCGCCGCCGCAGCGACACGCCGATCGTCATCATCACGGCGCTCGACCGCGAGATCGATCGCTTGCAGGGGCTGCGTTTCGGCGCGGACGACTACATCACGAAGCCGTTCAATCCGGCCGAGGTGGTCGCGCGCATCCGCGCGATCCTGCGTCGTTTCGAAACGGCCACGTCCGGGCGCTTCATCAAGGTCGGCAACCTTGAAATCGACACGCAAAGCTATCTGACCACGGTCCGCACCGACACCGGAGAAACCGGCGTCTCGCTGACGCTGACCGAATTCCGGCTGCTTGCGCACCTGGCCGGCTCGCCGAACCGCGTGTTCACGCGCAGCGAACTGATCGACGCCTGCCTTGCCGACGTCGATGCGCTGGAGCGCACCGTCGACAGCCACATCAGCCGGCTGCGCAAGAAGCTTGAATGCGCGGGCGCGTCCGGGATGCCGGAGGTGATGCGCGGGGTCGGCTACCGGCTGCGCAGCAGCCATTGA
- a CDS encoding efflux transporter outer membrane subunit, which yields MRLLILSAAVSAALALSACSMAPKLVKPELPVPTAYTTAVAADQHANAADLGWRSMFGDRRLQRLIELALENNRDLRLAALNVQAAEAQYGIQRSARLPSIGAGASFTRQRTAADSQSNPPLLENTQNQYGVNIGLSAFEIDLFGRVKSLSDAAFARYLATDHGRRAVQIALVGSVANAYFAERLAQEQRALSERTLNDWRQSLDLARRLKLADQASGVDIAQAEGQVASASADLEARSRAVEQAGNALRLLVGTDLPKNLPDPLSLERQPVMTKLPAGLPSELLYRRPDIQQAEQNLVAANADIGAARAAFFPRLSLTSSIGFLSPGLGSLFDGGQRVWSFAPQVTLPIFQGGRLRSELNLAEVRKSSAVVEYERSIQTAFREVADGLAGRETFSRQIDAQTKVVKSAERRTDLVNLRYRAGIEDRLELLDSQRQLYAARQTLLDLRNAELGNAVALYKALGGGLTDTDVPPANSVAKN from the coding sequence ATGCGATTACTCATTCTTTCCGCAGCGGTTTCCGCCGCGCTCGCGCTGTCGGCGTGCTCGATGGCGCCGAAGCTGGTCAAGCCCGAGCTGCCGGTGCCGACCGCCTATACGACCGCGGTCGCGGCCGACCAGCACGCGAACGCGGCCGATCTCGGCTGGCGCTCGATGTTCGGCGACCGTCGCCTGCAGCGCCTGATCGAGCTCGCACTCGAGAACAACCGCGACCTGCGCCTGGCCGCGCTGAACGTCCAGGCCGCCGAAGCGCAGTACGGCATCCAGCGTTCCGCGCGCCTGCCGTCGATCGGTGCCGGCGCGAGCTTCACGCGCCAACGCACGGCCGCCGACTCGCAATCGAACCCGCCGCTGCTCGAAAACACGCAGAACCAGTACGGCGTGAACATCGGTCTCAGCGCGTTCGAGATCGACCTGTTCGGCCGCGTGAAGTCGCTGTCGGATGCCGCGTTCGCGCGCTACCTCGCGACCGATCACGGCCGCCGGGCGGTGCAGATCGCGCTCGTCGGCTCCGTGGCCAACGCGTATTTCGCCGAGCGTCTCGCGCAAGAGCAGCGCGCGCTGTCCGAACGCACGCTGAACGACTGGCGCCAGTCGCTCGACCTCGCGCGCCGCCTGAAGCTCGCCGACCAGGCGAGCGGCGTCGACATCGCGCAGGCCGAAGGCCAGGTCGCGAGCGCCAGCGCCGATCTCGAGGCGCGTTCGCGTGCCGTCGAGCAGGCGGGCAACGCGCTGCGGCTGCTGGTCGGCACCGACCTGCCGAAGAACCTGCCCGATCCGCTGTCGCTGGAGCGCCAGCCGGTGATGACCAAGCTGCCGGCCGGACTGCCGTCGGAATTGCTGTACCGCCGGCCGGACATCCAGCAGGCCGAGCAGAATCTCGTCGCCGCCAACGCCGACATCGGCGCGGCGCGCGCGGCATTCTTCCCGCGCCTGTCGCTGACGTCGTCGATCGGCTTCCTCAGCCCGGGGCTGGGCAGCCTGTTCGACGGCGGCCAGCGCGTGTGGAGCTTCGCGCCGCAGGTCACGCTGCCGATCTTCCAGGGCGGCCGGCTGCGTTCCGAGCTGAATCTCGCGGAAGTGCGCAAGTCCAGCGCGGTCGTCGAGTACGAACGCTCGATCCAGACCGCGTTCCGCGAAGTGGCCGACGGCCTCGCCGGGCGCGAGACCTTCAGCCGCCAGATCGACGCGCAGACCAAGGTCGTCAAGAGCGCCGAGCGCCGGACCGATCTCGTGAACCTGCGCTATCGCGCCGGCATCGAGGATCGGCTGGAACTGCTCGACTCGCAGCGCCAGCTGTACGCCGCGCGCCAGACGTTGCTGGATCTGCGCAACGCCGAACTGGGCAACGCGGTCGCGCTCTACAAGGCGCTCGGTGGCGGGCTGACCGACACCGACGTGCCTCCCGCCAACAGCGTGGCAAAAAACTGA